A genomic region of Candidatus Dormiibacterota bacterium contains the following coding sequences:
- a CDS encoding PrsW family glutamic-type intramembrane protease — MSIQAEESAERWAPPWWAVFVVGLLLWGATVAVGRATHNIILLPTIVLLGSFLVPITAVVWYLDHDPSPALSPRRIVTAFLIGGTMGVLGASLLEYWLVKVGLIGAFEVGLIEEFVKGVFIVVVALGISRFHIRDGMVLGATVGFGFAALESSGYALASLFVVQGNQLILSLNSVIFTELVRGVLAPFGHGMWSAILGGAIFAAARRGGLRLTWAILGTYLFVSALHGAFDSFTSIWGVAVVSVIGLVPFIWLWRRGDAGGVLPRRRPV, encoded by the coding sequence ATGAGCATCCAAGCAGAAGAAAGCGCTGAGCGTTGGGCACCACCATGGTGGGCGGTCTTCGTGGTGGGGCTCCTGCTCTGGGGCGCGACCGTCGCCGTCGGTCGCGCGACCCACAACATCATTTTGCTTCCCACGATCGTCCTCCTCGGCAGCTTTCTGGTGCCCATCACCGCGGTCGTCTGGTACCTGGATCACGATCCGAGTCCAGCCCTTTCGCCTCGACGGATCGTCACCGCCTTCCTCATCGGGGGCACCATGGGTGTGCTTGGCGCATCCTTGCTCGAATACTGGCTGGTCAAGGTTGGCCTCATCGGCGCGTTCGAGGTCGGCTTGATCGAGGAGTTCGTCAAAGGCGTGTTCATCGTGGTCGTGGCCCTCGGCATCAGCCGGTTTCATATCCGTGACGGCATGGTCCTCGGGGCGACTGTTGGCTTTGGTTTCGCCGCACTCGAAAGTAGTGGCTACGCACTCGCCTCGCTCTTCGTCGTCCAGGGGAATCAGCTGATCCTGTCCCTGAACTCGGTGATCTTCACCGAACTGGTTCGCGGCGTGCTGGCGCCGTTTGGCCATGGAATGTGGTCGGCGATCCTTGGCGGCGCGATCTTCGCCGCCGCCCGTCGCGGCGGGCTGCGCCTCACCTGGGCAATCCTTGGAACCTACCTCTTCGTGTCCGCGCTCCACGGCGCGTTCGACTCGTTCACCAGCATTTGGGGCGTTGCCGTCGTGTCGGTTATCGGGCTGGTCCCGTTCATCTGGCTCTGGCGGCGCGGCGATGCCGGCGGCGTCCTTCCGAGGCGGCGGCCTGTGTAG
- a CDS encoding 4-coumarate--CoA ligase family protein, with translation MIHRGPAVNIPDSPLVPFVLHRAHDLSTKPALIDGLTGRELTYGALEDGVKRVASALRRRGFKKGEVFAIFSPNLIEYPIAFFAVASLGGAVTTVNSLYTARELGDQLKSSGARFLLTVPAFMDRAKEAVKDLAIEEIFVFGTADGATPFSELLAQPADDFTVEINPAEDLVALPYSSGTTGVAKGVMLTHRNLVANVTQSQQCFHLREGERVLGVMPFYHIYGMTVIMNLALYAGATVVTMPRFELEAFLRVLQDHRVSRAYIAPPIVVALAKHPMVDQFDLSSVTTVFSGAAPLDEALAAACGRRLNCKVNQGYGMTEASPVTHAVRHDVEWTKVGSIGPVIPGTECQVVDITTGAALGPGADGEIWIRGPQVMKGYLNNRAATEQILDRDGWLHTGDIGHADQDGDFYIVDRLKELIKYKGYQVPPAELEAILLTHPAVSDAAVIPSPNEEAGEVPKAFVVLKSQITPEALMAYVADRVAPYKKIRLVEMIDEIPKSASGKILRRKLVERERARATADSAKPG, from the coding sequence ATGATCCACAGAGGTCCCGCTGTCAATATCCCGGATAGCCCCCTCGTTCCGTTCGTCCTGCACCGGGCACACGACCTGAGCACCAAACCGGCACTGATCGACGGCCTGACCGGACGCGAACTCACGTACGGCGCTCTTGAGGACGGCGTCAAGCGGGTTGCCTCCGCGTTGCGGCGGCGCGGCTTCAAGAAGGGCGAGGTGTTCGCGATCTTCAGCCCGAACCTGATCGAGTACCCAATCGCATTCTTCGCCGTGGCCTCGTTGGGCGGTGCTGTCACGACCGTCAACTCCCTGTATACCGCGCGCGAGCTGGGCGATCAGCTCAAGAGCTCCGGTGCCCGCTTCCTGCTGACCGTGCCGGCCTTCATGGATCGGGCGAAAGAAGCGGTCAAGGACTTGGCCATCGAGGAGATCTTTGTCTTCGGCACCGCCGACGGGGCGACGCCATTCAGCGAGCTGCTGGCGCAGCCGGCCGACGACTTCACCGTCGAGATCAACCCGGCCGAAGACCTGGTCGCGCTTCCCTACTCGAGCGGCACGACCGGCGTCGCCAAGGGCGTCATGCTGACGCACCGCAACCTGGTGGCCAATGTCACCCAGTCCCAACAATGCTTTCACCTGCGCGAAGGCGAGCGGGTGCTGGGTGTCATGCCCTTCTACCACATCTATGGGATGACCGTGATCATGAACCTGGCCCTTTACGCGGGAGCCACGGTCGTCACCATGCCGCGCTTCGAGCTCGAGGCCTTCCTGCGGGTCCTCCAGGACCATCGCGTTTCGCGCGCGTACATCGCGCCGCCGATCGTGGTGGCGCTTGCCAAGCATCCCATGGTCGACCAGTTCGACCTCTCATCCGTGACGACCGTGTTCTCCGGCGCCGCGCCGCTCGACGAGGCGCTGGCCGCAGCTTGCGGCCGGCGTCTGAACTGCAAGGTCAACCAGGGCTACGGCATGACCGAAGCCAGCCCGGTCACCCACGCGGTGAGGCACGACGTGGAGTGGACAAAGGTCGGTTCCATCGGACCCGTGATTCCGGGCACCGAATGCCAGGTGGTCGACATCACGACTGGCGCGGCGCTCGGTCCCGGCGCGGACGGTGAGATCTGGATCCGGGGACCGCAGGTCATGAAGGGCTATCTGAACAATCGTGCCGCCACCGAGCAGATCCTCGACCGGGACGGCTGGCTGCACACGGGCGACATCGGCCATGCCGACCAGGACGGCGACTTCTACATCGTCGACCGCCTGAAGGAACTGATCAAGTACAAGGGCTACCAGGTCCCACCGGCTGAGCTGGAGGCCATCCTGCTGACGCACCCGGCGGTCTCCGACGCGGCCGTGATTCCCAGCCCGAATGAAGAGGCGGGTGAGGTGCCAAAGGCCTTCGTCGTGCTCAAGAGCCAGATCACGCCGGAAGCCCTGATGGCGTATGTCGCCGACCGGGTCGCGCCGTACAAGAAAATCCGGCTGGTCGAGATGATCGACGAGATCCCCAAGTCGGCCTCTGGGAAGATCCTCCGCCGCAAGCTCGTCGAACGGGAGCGCGCGAGAGCGACGGCCGACTCAGCGAAACCGGGCTGA
- a CDS encoding acyltransferase, producing the protein MAVPESAPERFGQLDAIRALAALAVFLGHCLGMLSPTPYSHGPVDWYLHSPFRIASAGHQAVIFFFVLSGFVLSLGFYKGRTSAAPFLVNRIFRLYPPYLCALVVVVILRWLVPMQLLGELSYWINGFWLAPLKASQLWPAVTMLADTQGPQLNPTAWSLIIEMRASLLFPIIMFLLLRFGWRRGLAGAVVLGFVAAIPSDGQTNLYATLQYGVFFVAGAILAQHRATLIRRCRSLDGAVQLSLLAAAVLLYTQIFWLLPASRLHVPPLDDMATAIGAAILIVLALASPRASILLPTALRRLGKGAYSFYLYHFVVLLTLAHVLYGHVAIWQIWLLALGATLLVSAVTYRVIEVPCIAAGHYLAHRLQPENRRSDRLPSAA; encoded by the coding sequence GTGGCTGTACCGGAATCGGCCCCCGAGCGATTCGGCCAGCTGGATGCCATCCGAGCCCTGGCGGCACTCGCCGTGTTCCTTGGCCACTGCCTCGGCATGCTGTCGCCCACGCCTTACAGCCATGGCCCGGTGGACTGGTACCTGCACTCACCGTTTCGGATCGCGAGCGCCGGCCACCAGGCGGTGATCTTCTTCTTTGTCTTGAGCGGCTTCGTCCTGTCGCTAGGGTTCTACAAAGGCAGGACCAGCGCGGCACCGTTCCTCGTCAATCGGATATTTCGCCTGTACCCTCCCTACCTCTGCGCCCTGGTGGTGGTCGTGATTCTGCGCTGGTTGGTGCCGATGCAGCTCCTCGGGGAATTGAGCTATTGGATCAACGGCTTCTGGTTGGCTCCGCTCAAGGCGAGTCAGCTATGGCCGGCCGTCACCATGCTCGCCGACACGCAGGGCCCGCAGCTCAACCCGACGGCATGGTCGCTCATCATCGAGATGCGCGCCTCGCTGCTCTTTCCGATCATCATGTTTCTCCTGCTCCGCTTCGGCTGGCGGCGCGGGCTTGCGGGCGCCGTCGTGTTGGGATTCGTGGCCGCCATTCCATCCGACGGGCAAACCAACCTCTACGCCACGCTGCAGTACGGGGTCTTCTTTGTCGCCGGTGCCATCCTGGCTCAGCACCGGGCGACGCTGATCCGTCGATGCCGGTCGCTTGATGGTGCGGTTCAACTGAGCCTGCTGGCGGCGGCTGTTCTGCTGTACACACAGATCTTTTGGCTGCTCCCCGCGTCGCGCCTGCACGTCCCGCCGCTCGACGACATGGCGACGGCGATCGGCGCCGCGATTCTCATCGTGCTGGCGCTAGCCTCCCCCAGGGCCTCGATCCTGCTCCCCACGGCGCTGCGCCGGCTGGGCAAAGGCGCCTACAGCTTCTACCTCTATCACTTTGTGGTCCTACTCACGCTCGCGCATGTTCTCTACGGTCACGTGGCCATCTGGCAGATCTGGCTGTTGGCGCTGGGTGCGACCCTGCTGGTCTCAGCGGTCACGTACCGAGTGATCGAGGTTCCATGCATTGCCGCTGGGCACTATCTCGCTCACCGGCTGCAGCCAGAGAACCGCCGTTCGGACAGGCTCCCGTCAGCCGCATAA
- a CDS encoding cupin domain-containing protein, whose amino-acid sequence MNITPRAQMLGDLKPLDAGHFTGTAGARDLLPPPRPALPTSANVVRFDPGVRNYWHSHEGGQLIYVIEGEGWVQARGTAAQQIGVGDAVVTGPREEHWHGAGWSGPMAHIVVNVGETRWLEASPAPGA is encoded by the coding sequence ATGAATATTACGCCGCGAGCTCAGATGCTAGGTGACCTGAAGCCGTTGGATGCTGGCCACTTCACGGGTACGGCGGGTGCACGCGACCTGCTGCCGCCTCCGCGCCCAGCGCTGCCAACCTCGGCCAACGTTGTGCGATTCGATCCCGGCGTCCGCAACTACTGGCACTCGCACGAGGGTGGCCAACTCATCTACGTCATCGAGGGGGAAGGCTGGGTGCAGGCCCGAGGAACGGCCGCCCAGCAGATCGGGGTTGGCGACGCGGTCGTAACCGGGCCACGCGAGGAGCACTGGCACGGGGCAGGCTGGAGCGGCCCGATGGCTCATATTGTGGTTAACGTCGGCGAGACGCGCTGGCTGGAGGCGTCACCCGCGCCGGGTGCGTGA
- a CDS encoding MoaD/ThiS family protein, producing MIRVVLPPHLRNLAQVKGEVELEVPGEATPKSVLDALESRYPVLRGTIRDQTTQQRRALVRFFACEQDLSLDPPDRPLPEAVATGNEPFLIVGAMAGG from the coding sequence GTGATTCGCGTCGTGCTGCCGCCTCACCTGCGGAATCTCGCCCAGGTCAAGGGTGAGGTGGAGCTCGAGGTCCCGGGCGAGGCGACGCCCAAATCCGTCCTCGATGCCCTGGAATCGCGCTACCCCGTGCTGCGCGGGACGATCCGCGACCAGACCACGCAACAGCGCCGAGCGCTGGTGCGGTTCTTCGCCTGCGAGCAGGATCTCTCGCTCGACCCGCCCGACCGCCCCCTGCCGGAGGCGGTGGCAACCGGCAATGAGCCGTTTCTGATCGTCGGGGCGATGGCCGGCGGCTAA
- the rsgA gene encoding ribosome small subunit-dependent GTPase A yields the protein MNSDDRAELDELGWNERFASAFDVLDDEGIEPGRLAADYGTKFLVQLAGSAPLATLGSALREARLVAVGDWVALRNTPDAAEIRAVLPRQSAITREAPGSETAAQVIAANVDLVFIATSADTDFNLRRIERLLTVAYQSGAAPVIVLTKVDINNPDPFEAELETIAAGVPVVAVSGLTGAGIEAVRLYLSRGKTAVLVGSSGVGKSTLINRLLGEEVLRTADVHKSGQGRHTTSHRQLLKVPGGGLVIDTPGLREIQLWAGAEALAEVFLDIEELALRCRFTDCRHETEPDCAVLAALEGGTLDASRFRSYRKLQRELRAIEVKADVRLQIEERRKWKLIHKSVKQHMQVKRRWD from the coding sequence TTGAATTCAGACGACCGCGCCGAGCTGGACGAGCTCGGCTGGAACGAACGATTCGCGTCGGCATTCGATGTCCTCGATGACGAGGGCATTGAGCCTGGGCGGCTGGCGGCCGATTACGGCACCAAATTCCTCGTGCAACTCGCCGGGTCCGCGCCGCTGGCCACGCTGGGGAGCGCACTCCGCGAGGCCCGCCTGGTCGCGGTTGGCGATTGGGTGGCTCTTCGAAACACACCCGACGCGGCCGAGATTCGTGCCGTGCTGCCGCGGCAGTCCGCGATCACCCGGGAGGCGCCCGGCTCAGAGACGGCCGCGCAGGTCATCGCCGCGAATGTGGACCTGGTCTTCATCGCCACCTCCGCGGACACCGATTTCAACCTGCGCCGCATCGAGCGGCTCTTGACCGTCGCCTACCAGAGCGGGGCGGCGCCGGTGATCGTGCTGACCAAGGTCGATATCAACAACCCTGACCCGTTCGAAGCGGAGCTCGAAACGATCGCGGCCGGAGTGCCCGTGGTCGCCGTCAGCGGGCTGACCGGCGCGGGGATCGAGGCCGTCCGCCTGTATCTGTCGCGAGGAAAGACGGCGGTGCTGGTGGGCTCGTCCGGCGTCGGCAAATCCACCCTGATCAACCGCCTGCTCGGCGAGGAGGTGCTGCGCACCGCCGATGTGCACAAAAGCGGCCAGGGGCGCCACACGACCAGTCATCGTCAACTACTGAAGGTGCCGGGCGGTGGCCTCGTCATCGACACGCCCGGCTTGCGAGAGATCCAGCTTTGGGCCGGGGCGGAGGCCCTCGCCGAGGTCTTCCTCGACATCGAGGAGCTGGCACTCCGCTGCCGGTTCACCGATTGCCGGCACGAGACCGAACCGGACTGTGCCGTTCTCGCGGCGCTGGAGGGAGGCACGCTCGACGCGAGCCGCTTTCGAAGTTACCGCAAGCTGCAGCGTGAGCTCCGCGCGATCGAGGTCAAGGCCGACGTGCGCTTACAGATCGAGGAGCGCCGGAAGTGGAAGCTGATCCACAAGAGCGTGAAACAGCACATGCAGGTCAAGCGCCGCTGGGACTAG
- a CDS encoding DNA polymerase domain-containing protein — protein sequence MSAPKEEILEVAGREVTISNPDKIFFPKTGHTKLDLVRYYMAVAEGALRGVGGRPMALKRFVNGAGGEAFFQKRAPTSRPEWIETVELSFPSGRTAEEIVVRDAAQLAWIINLGCIDLNPHPVRAGDLDHPDELRVDLDPVPGVPWAQIRDVAMVTRDVLKDFGLVGWPKTSGSRGIHIYCRIEPRWTFPEVRRAAVALAREVERRAPKIATSRWWKEERHGVFLDYNQNAKDRTVASAYSVRPLADARVSTPLRWDEVPTCEPEAFTLATVPRRFTDLGDPSNGIDEAVGSLEALLELAARHEAAGFGDAPWPPHFAKQEGEPARVQLSRRRREDRPKTHKGEVPPPAPGKTVGPTGRRRTTMPLIEIARAASEAEARAGLQRWRARHGEIWSHLAPSDVMVDSMRGRNTTWTRIRINLRNVPESERPPQEALEVDYDPWAGYAGPDRSGQLERPKRKN from the coding sequence ATGTCAGCGCCGAAGGAAGAGATCCTCGAAGTCGCCGGGCGTGAGGTCACGATCAGCAATCCGGACAAGATCTTCTTCCCGAAGACGGGTCACACGAAGCTCGACCTCGTTCGCTATTACATGGCGGTCGCCGAAGGGGCGCTTCGCGGCGTTGGCGGCCGCCCCATGGCCCTCAAGCGGTTCGTCAACGGGGCCGGGGGGGAGGCCTTCTTTCAGAAACGCGCTCCGACATCGCGTCCCGAGTGGATCGAGACCGTGGAGCTCTCGTTTCCGTCCGGCCGAACGGCGGAAGAGATCGTGGTACGCGACGCCGCCCAGCTCGCCTGGATCATCAACCTGGGATGCATCGACCTCAATCCGCACCCGGTCCGTGCCGGCGACCTCGATCACCCCGACGAACTGAGGGTCGACCTGGATCCGGTGCCCGGCGTGCCGTGGGCCCAGATTCGCGACGTGGCGATGGTGACGCGCGACGTGCTCAAGGATTTCGGGCTCGTCGGCTGGCCCAAAACATCAGGGTCGCGAGGCATCCACATCTATTGCCGGATCGAGCCGCGCTGGACTTTTCCCGAGGTTCGCCGCGCGGCGGTGGCGCTGGCGCGCGAGGTCGAGCGGCGCGCCCCCAAGATCGCCACCAGCCGCTGGTGGAAAGAAGAACGCCATGGCGTGTTCCTCGATTACAACCAGAACGCCAAGGACCGGACCGTCGCCTCCGCCTACTCCGTCCGCCCGCTGGCCGACGCGCGCGTGTCCACGCCATTGAGGTGGGACGAGGTGCCCACCTGCGAGCCCGAGGCCTTTACGCTGGCGACCGTTCCGCGGCGGTTTACGGACTTGGGCGATCCCTCGAACGGCATCGACGAAGCGGTCGGGTCGCTCGAGGCATTACTCGAGCTCGCCGCGCGGCACGAGGCAGCCGGCTTCGGCGACGCGCCCTGGCCGCCGCACTTCGCCAAGCAGGAGGGCGAGCCCGCGCGTGTCCAGCTGTCCAGACGCCGGCGTGAGGATCGGCCGAAAACTCATAAGGGCGAGGTCCCGCCACCGGCCCCCGGCAAAACCGTGGGCCCTACCGGCCGTCGCCGCACGACGATGCCGCTGATCGAGATCGCCCGCGCGGCCTCGGAGGCCGAAGCACGCGCCGGGCTGCAGCGCTGGCGCGCGCGCCACGGCGAAATCTGGTCGCATCTCGCGCCCTCCGACGTCATGGTTGACTCGATGCGGGGGCGGAACACGACCTGGACGCGCATCCGGATCAACCTGCGCAACGTCCCCGAGTCCGAGCGGCCGCCACAGGAAGCGCTCGAGGTGGACTATGACCCCTGGGCCGGCTACGCGGGTCCCGATCGCTCCGGACAGCTCGAGCGTCCCAAACGAAAGAACTAG
- a CDS encoding TIGR03620 family F420-dependent LLM class oxidoreductase produces MAQGAGLHQGAHTTTGAGVDVGRAGAWLGSMAFLRAPDLRRAVAEVEEMGFGAIWVGESFAREAFAASAIILAATSRIKVATGIANIWARDPTAMMNGARALAEAWPNRFVLGIGVSHAGLVTDRGHHYQRPLTAMRANLDKMEQAAYRAPEPNSPVPIVLGALGPKMLQLAGERTAGAHPYFVPVEHTGQARGILGPDPLLAPEQAVVFAKTREAARPTGDIYMRTYLLLPNYRNNLVRLGWSDDELTPPGSDRLFDAMVAWGDDEEIARKLRRHRDAGADHVALSVLMPTVNRAPTADLRRLAPLLLS; encoded by the coding sequence TTGGCGCAAGGTGCTGGCCTTCATCAAGGAGCACACACGACAACCGGCGCGGGCGTAGACGTCGGCCGCGCCGGCGCCTGGCTTGGCTCGATGGCGTTCCTGCGGGCGCCTGACCTACGACGCGCCGTGGCCGAGGTCGAAGAGATGGGTTTCGGCGCCATCTGGGTCGGCGAATCCTTCGCCCGTGAGGCCTTTGCGGCCTCGGCCATCATCCTCGCGGCGACCAGCCGAATCAAGGTTGCGACCGGCATCGCCAACATTTGGGCGCGCGACCCGACCGCCATGATGAATGGCGCCCGGGCGCTGGCTGAAGCCTGGCCGAATCGATTCGTGCTGGGTATCGGGGTCAGCCACGCTGGGCTCGTAACCGATCGCGGCCATCACTACCAACGGCCCTTGACGGCGATGCGGGCCAATCTCGACAAGATGGAGCAGGCCGCATACCGAGCGCCAGAACCAAATTCGCCCGTACCCATCGTGCTGGGCGCCCTGGGACCGAAAATGCTGCAGCTCGCGGGTGAGCGAACCGCCGGAGCGCATCCGTATTTCGTTCCGGTCGAGCACACGGGCCAGGCGCGCGGAATCCTCGGGCCGGACCCGTTGCTGGCTCCCGAACAGGCCGTCGTCTTCGCCAAAACCCGCGAGGCGGCCCGACCGACGGGTGACATCTATATGCGCACCTACCTGCTGCTTCCCAACTACCGCAACAACCTGGTTCGGTTGGGCTGGTCCGACGACGAGCTGACCCCGCCCGGCAGCGACCGGCTCTTCGACGCGATGGTCGCATGGGGCGACGACGAGGAAATCGCCCGCAAACTGCGGCGGCACCGCGACGCCGGCGCCGACCACGTCGCGTTGAGCGTCCTCATGCCGACGGTTAACCGCGCTCCCACCGCGGATCTTCGGCGTCTTGCACCCTTGCTTCTCTCCTGA
- a CDS encoding exo-alpha-sialidase, giving the protein MSGVRVLVGTHKGAFVMTSDAKRRQWDISGPHFTGWEVYHVKGSPADPNRLYASQNTGWFGQVIQRSNDGGKTWQAMEGKFAYDGEPGTHLWYDGTSRPFEFKRIWHLEPSLTDPDTVYAGAEDAALFRSTDGGQNWHELPALRQHTTAPKWMPGAGGMCLHTIILDPKNADRIFVAISAAGAFRSDDAGKSWRPINRGLTSQGIPDPNAEVGHCVHRIAMHPSRPNVLFMQKHWDVLRTDDAGDSWREVSGNLPSDFGFPIDVHAHEPETIYVVPIKSDSEHVPPDGKLRVYRSRTGGNEWEALTNGLPQSNCYVNVLRDAMAVDSLDSSGVYFGTTGGQVYASADAGDSWQPIVRDLPAVLSVEVQTLK; this is encoded by the coding sequence ATGAGCGGGGTTCGGGTACTGGTCGGCACGCACAAGGGCGCGTTCGTCATGACATCGGACGCGAAGCGCAGGCAGTGGGATATCAGCGGCCCGCACTTCACCGGCTGGGAGGTCTACCACGTCAAGGGATCGCCGGCCGATCCGAACCGGCTGTATGCGTCGCAGAATACCGGCTGGTTCGGGCAAGTGATCCAGCGCTCGAACGACGGCGGGAAGACCTGGCAGGCGATGGAGGGCAAATTCGCTTACGACGGCGAACCCGGCACCCATCTGTGGTACGACGGAACGTCGCGTCCCTTCGAGTTCAAGCGAATCTGGCACCTCGAGCCGTCGCTCACCGATCCGGACACGGTCTATGCCGGCGCCGAAGATGCCGCCCTCTTCCGCTCGACCGACGGCGGCCAGAACTGGCACGAGCTCCCCGCCCTACGCCAGCACACCACCGCGCCTAAGTGGATGCCGGGCGCCGGGGGCATGTGTCTCCACACGATCATCCTCGATCCCAAGAATGCGGACCGAATCTTCGTCGCGATCTCGGCGGCCGGCGCATTCCGCAGTGACGATGCCGGCAAGAGCTGGCGGCCGATCAACCGGGGTCTGACGTCGCAAGGCATCCCCGACCCGAACGCCGAGGTCGGCCATTGCGTGCACCGCATCGCGATGCACCCGTCGCGCCCGAACGTGCTCTTCATGCAGAAGCACTGGGATGTGCTGCGCACTGACGACGCCGGCGACTCATGGCGCGAGGTCAGCGGGAACCTACCGAGCGACTTCGGCTTCCCGATCGACGTGCACGCGCACGAGCCCGAGACGATCTACGTGGTGCCGATCAAGAGCGACTCCGAGCACGTTCCGCCCGACGGTAAATTGCGGGTCTATCGGAGCCGGACGGGCGGGAATGAGTGGGAGGCGCTGACGAACGGCCTGCCGCAGAGCAATTGCTATGTCAACGTGTTGCGCGATGCGATGGCGGTCGACTCGCTCGACTCGAGCGGCGTGTACTTCGGCACCACCGGTGGGCAGGTCTATGCGTCCGCGGACGCCGGCGACAGCTGGCAACCCATCGTGCGTGATCTTCCCGCCGTCTTATCGGTCGAGGTCCAAACGCTGAAGTGA